A part of Neodiprion pinetum isolate iyNeoPine1 chromosome 4, iyNeoPine1.2, whole genome shotgun sequence genomic DNA contains:
- the LOC124216519 gene encoding uncharacterized protein → MGENMDVQGRSLSPPSTNKRGQVVHKRERIVIVNLYKDLKVENPRITKREAHAILSRRTGFGIFSIKNTLLQYENTGRVTSPNQKKRRMSRNHLVDEFDRNAIRKKVHEFYLKKEFPTLKEVLRAVNEDKDLPNFKRTMFWKLLSELNFTYVSRRHNSILIERDDIILWRRNYLKAIRKFRKEGRPIYYLDETWVNVGDASSKVKNTSLRGLSISSDPSGKGKRLIVLNIGSSIGFVPNGLSCFESKKCTAVYHDEMNGDTFLEWFERVLPSLADNAVIVMDDAPSHSVKLEKSPDSSWKKIEIIEWLKSKGQVADMSMLKPELLQIVSLIKDNSNKYVTDEKAKEHNKTVLRLPPYHCELNPIGMAWSMVKDHVKSHKTEFEIDDVKRLLKEGVERVTTEHWGNFVRHVIEAETKLWESDQIADRMIDDMQPLFIDVNADIDSDDESSD, encoded by the exons ATGGGAGAAAACATGGATGTGCAAGGCCGCTCATTATCTCCGCCAAGTACAAATAAGAGAGGGCAG gTTGTTCACAAACGAGAACGTATTGTGATTGTTAATCTGTATAAAGATCTCAAGGTAGAGAATCCTAGGATTACGAAAAGAGAGGCACATGCTATATTATCCAGAAGGACTGGGTTTGGTATATTCAGTATAAAGAATACATTGCTACAGTACGAGAACACTGGCAGGGTTACATCGCCAAATCAAAAGAAGCGCCGTATGTCCCGCAACCACTTGGTCGACGAATTTGACCGAAATGCAATTCGTAAAAAAGttcatgaattttatttgaagaaaGAATTCCCTACACTAAAAGAAGTTCTGCGTGCTGTAAACGAAGATAAAGACCTACCAAATTTTAAACGCACGATGTTTTGGAAATTGTTAAGCGAGCTAAACTTCACCTACGTTTCCCGTCGACATAATAGTATTCTGATAGAAAGGGATGACATCATTCTCTGGAGGCGAAACTACCTGAAAgcaattcgaaaatttcgtaaaGAAGGACGGCCTATATATTATTTGGACGAAACGTGGGTCAACGTCGGTGACGCTTCTTCGAAAGTCAAAAATACCTCCCTTCGAGGGCTGTCAATATCGTCTGATCCTTCTGGGAAGGGGAAGCGATTAATTGTTCTGAATATTGGAAGTTCAATTGGATTTGTACCGAATGGATTGTCATGTTTCGAATCCAAGAAATGTACTGCTGTTTATCACGACGAGATGAACGGCGACACATTCCTGGAATGGTTTGAAAGGGTTCTACCATCGCTCGCGGACAATGCAGTTATTGTCATGGATGACGCTCCATCTCATTCTGTGAAGTTGGAGAAATCGCCCGACTCttcatggaaaaaaattgaaataattgaatggTTGAAGAGCAAAGGTCAAGTCGCTGATATGTCAATGTTGAAGCCTGAGCTATTGCAGATTGTCTCTCTTATAAAAGATAATTCCAATAAATACGTAACTGATGAGAAGGCTAAAGAGCACAACAAAACTGTGCTCAGATTGCCTCCATATCATTGTGAGCTGAACCCTATAGGAATGGCATGGTCGATGGTGAAAGATCATGTGAAAAGCCATAAGacagaatttgaaattgacgACGTGAAACGATTACTTAAAGAAGGAGTTGAGCGCGTTACAACGGAACATTGGGGCAATTTCGTCAGGCACGTGATAGAAGCAGAAACAAAATTATGGGAATCCGATCAAATAGCAGATAGAATGATTGACGATATGCAACCATTATTTATCGACGTTAACGCCGATATTGATTCAGATGACGAATCGAGcgattaa
- the LOC124216524 gene encoding histone H4: MTGRGKGGKGLGKGGAKRHRKVLRDNIQGITKPAIRRLARRGGVKRISGLIYEETRGVLKVFLENVIRDAVTYTEHAKRKTVTAMDVVYALKRQGRTLYGFGG, translated from the coding sequence ATGACTGGTCGTGGAAAGGGAGGTAAGGGATTGGGTAAAGGAGGTGCAAAGCGTCACAGGAAGGTGCTTCGCGACAACATCCAAGGCATCACCAAGCCGGCCATTCGTCGGTTGGCCCGACGTGGCGGCGTCAAGCGAATCTCAGGTCTCATTTACGAAGAGACTCGCGGTGTCCTCAAGGTCTTCCTTGAGAACGTGATTCGTGACGCTGTGACCTACACGGAGCACGCGAAGAGGAAGACCGTCACCGCTATGGACGTCGTCTATGCCTTGAAACGCCAGGGACGCACCCTCTACGGTTTCGGCGGTTAA
- the LOC124216520 gene encoding late histone H1-like, producing the protein MADKVASPAAPASSGGNNSEAQAAPAKKATAASKAKPRAKPAHPRTSDMVNAAITNLKERGGSSLQAIKKYIVATYMVDAEKQAPFIKRYLKSAVTTGILTQTKGKGASGSFKMAAAKSEAPKVKAKAKPKTAAPKSAAPKKKPAVGASAVAPATKPRAPKKVPAAKKTGGAATEKLAKTPKSPAVKAAKPKSPSKAKKAAKAPTSKPKAPKPKKAATAAAAPKTVKPAAKKPAAPKKK; encoded by the coding sequence ATGGCAGATAAAGTAGCTTCGCCAGCAGCACCCGCAAGCTCTGGAGGAAATAATTCCGAGGCTCAGGCTGCGCCGGCCAAAAAAGCTACCGCAGCATCGAAGGCGAAGCCTCGTGCCAAGCCGGCACATCCACGCACTTCGGATATGGTGAACGCAgcgattacgaatctgaaggAACGAGGCGGCTCCTCGCTCCAAGCGATAAAGAAATATATTGTCGCAACGTATATGGTAGATGCCGAGAAGCAGGCACCTTTTATAAAGAGGTATTTGAAATCTGCTGTGACTACGGGAATTCTGACACAGACTAAAGGGAAGGGTGCCTCGGGTTCGTTTAAAATGGCCGCAGCGAAATCCGAAGCCCCGAAGGTGAAAGCGAAGGCGAAACCGAAAACTGCAGCTCCAAAATCTGCTGCACCGAAAAAGAAGCCGGCCGTAGGCGCCTCGGCTGTTGCCCCAGCTACAAAACCACGAGCACCAAAGAAGGTTCCAGCTGCAAAGAAAACTGGTGGAGCTGCAACGGAAAAACTCGCAAAGACACCAAAGAGTCCGGCTGTCAAGGCGGCCAAACCGAAGAGCCCATCCAAGGCGAAAAAGGCTGCTAAAGCGCCGACGAGCAAGCCAAAGGCACCAAAACCAAAGAAAGCCGCTACTGCAGCAGCTGCACCAAAAACCGTTAAACCTGCCGCCAAAAAACCAGCTGccccgaaaaaaaagtga
- the LOC124216523 gene encoding histone H2B.3: protein MPPKASGKAAKKAGKAQKNISKGDKKKKRKRKESYAIYIYKVLKQVHPDTGISSKAMSIMNSFVNDIFERIAAEASRLAHYNKRSTITSREIQTAVRLLLPGELAKHAVSEGTKAVTKYTSSK, encoded by the coding sequence ATGCCACCCAAGGCTAGTGGTAAAGCTGCTAAAAAGGCTGGAAAGGCCCAAAAGAACATTTCCAAGGGagacaagaagaagaaacgtaAGAGGAAGGAGAGTTACGCTATTTACATATACAAGGTCCTGAAGCAGGTCCATCCTGATACTGGAATATCGAGCAAAGCGATGAGCATCATGAACAGCTTCGTCAACGACATCTTTGAACGCATTGCTGCGGAAGCGTCCCGTCTTGCTCATTATAACAAACGCTCCACCATTACGTCTCGGGAAATTCAAACTGCTGTTCGACTCTTGCTACCTGGTGAACTCGCCAAGCACGCTGTCAGTGAAGGAACCAAAGCAGTGACCAAATACACTAGCTCCAAGTGA
- the LOC124216521 gene encoding histone H2A — protein sequence MSGRGKGGKVKGKAKSRSSRAGLQFPVGRIHRLLRKGNYAERVGAGAPVYLAAVMEYLAAEVLELAGNAARDNKKTRIIPRHLQLAIRNDEELNKLLSGVTIAQGGVLPNIQAVLLPKKTEKKA from the coding sequence ATGTCCGGTCGTGGCAAAGGCGGCAAAGTCAAGGGAAAGGCAAAGTCCCGTTCCAGTCGTGCTGGACTCCAATTCCCTGTGGGACGTATCCATCGATTGCTTCGTAAGGGAAATTACGCTGAGCGCGTCGGCGCCGGGGCGCCTGTGTATTTGGCTGCGGTGATGGAGTATCTGGCCGCTGAAGTTCTCGAATTGGCTGGCAACGCTGCTCGTGATAACAAAAAGACCAGAATTATCCCGCGACATCTGCAACTGGCAATCCGCAATGACGAAGAGTTGAACAAGCTTCTTTCGGGAGTTACTATTGCTCAAGGTGGAGTTCTGCCGAATATTCAGGCTGTTCTTCTGCCAAAGAAGACCGAGAAAAAGGCGTAA
- the LOC124216525 gene encoding histone H4 translates to MTGRGKGGKGLGKGGAKRHRKVLRDNIQGITKPAIRRLARRGGVKRISGLIYEETRGVLKVFLENVIRDAVTYTEHAKRKTVTAMDVVYALKRQGRTLYGFGG, encoded by the coding sequence ATGACTGGTCGTGGAAAGGGAGGTAAGGGATTGGGCAAAGGAGGTGCAAAGCGTCACAGGAAGGTGCTTCGCGACAACATCCAGGGCATTACCAAGCCAGCCATTCGTCGGTTGGCCCGACGTGGCGGCGTCAAGCGAATCTCAGGTCTAATTTACGAAGAGACTCGCGGTGTCCTCAAGGTCTTCCTTGAGAACGTGATTCGTGACGCTGTGACCTACACGGAGCACGCGAAAAGGAAGACCGTCACCGCTATGGACGTCGTCTATGCCTTGAAACGCCAGGGACGCACCCTCTACGGTTTTGGCGGTTAA
- the LOC124218120 gene encoding uncharacterized protein isoform X1 translates to MPRTQRLRLDNVVTSMAELGPTIPDGGYSWLVFLGIIMIQITVPSVLSMYGVVLSYLHSDSEPDIYLWKGSVTLTPILFTAFWSLADPWSRTIVNLATVPRFVGLTGVALLAIGILASGYLETGGVGAYLARLSAGAVMGIGASTVLLQSENLLRRHFRTRLVLVLTLKRISFSLGIAMMPGYAYMLLQNTGLQTGLLLLSTALLPGILGACAFDAPVLQRTTPYRLLISEEDNELSIRETPDETLSFPNLEEEFRNETEENDGTTTGEPIPTPLFSEGSNSYSYDEPEDDINLFVTPSGSSTTTWLEEFRSLRLIKFWSAVVTWFSIKGCAFSLLVLSPSMAMTQGQGFTTLGQSVTLTTVIGLGTFLPGAASIWSPKTARWRSVYFGTMCWLGSAALWGIVSSSKHVWFLLWAFVGGVSIGGCSVAEESALRDLLGAKGANRALRGLSTIVGLALLFLIFIEDFSTCLRIVSIAELVGGGYWILTPCFGALRARWPQR, encoded by the exons ATGCCCCGTACTCAACGTCTTCGTTTGGACAACGTGGTCACGTCGATGGCGGAATTGGGCCCCACAATTCCCGATGGTGGTTATTCCTGGCTCGTGTTTCTCGGTATTATCATGATTCAG ATCACGGTTCCTAGTGTCCTGTCGATGTATGGCGTCGTCTTGAGTTATTTGCACAGCGATTCGGAACCAGATATCTATCTTTGGAAGGGGAGCGTCACCCTCACGCCGATACTGTTTACCGCTTTCTGGAGTTTAGCCG ATCCATGGAGCCGTACGATTGTAAACCTTGCCACAGTACCACGTTTCGTAGGGCTGACAGGAGTAGCTCTGCTTGCGATCGGCATCCTAGCATCGGGATACCTCGAGACAGGAGGAGTCGGAGCTTATCTTGCGCGGTTGAGTGCCGGCGCTGTTATGGGGATAGGCGCAAGCACGGTGCTGTTGCAGAGCGAGAATCTTCTACGAAGACATTTTCGGACGAGATTAGTTCTAGTATTGACGTTGAAGCGAATATCGTTTTCTCTTGGCATCGCGATGATGCCTGGATACGCATACATGCTGTTGCAAAACACCGGGCTTCAAACGGGCCTCCTGCTTCTCTCCACGGCCCTTTTACCCGGCATCCTTGGTGCTTGTGCCTTCGACGCCCCGGTACTCCAGAGAACAACGCCGTACCGTCTGCTCATCTCCGAGGAGGACAACGAATTGAGCATTCGAGAAACCCCCGACGAGACACTGAGCTTTCCGAATCTGGAGGAAGAATTCAGAAATGAAACAGAAGAGAATGATGGGACAACTACCGGAGAACCAATCCCAACACCTCTTTTCAGTGAAGGGAGTAATTCGTACTCTTACGACGAGCCGGAGGATGATATAAATCTATTCGTCACCCCTAGTGGTTCTTCCACGACCACCTGGCTCGAAGAATTTCGATCACTGCGACTAATCAAGTTCTGGAGTGCCGTTGTTACTTGGTTTTCCATCAAGGGCTGCGCGTTTTCCCTCCTCGTGCTTTCTCCGTCTATGGCCATGACCCAAGGCCAGGGGTTCACCACCCTCGGTCAGTCCGTCACGTTGACTACCGTCATCGGTCTAGGGACGTTTCTACCTGGTGCAGCTTCTATTTGGAGTCCCAAGACTGCGCGATGGCGAAGCGTTTATTTTGGAACCATGTGCTGGCTTGGAAGCGCTGCGCTCTGGG GAATCGTTTCCAGCAGTAAGCATGTATGGTTTTTACTTTGGGCTTTCGTTGGAGGAGTGAGTATAGGCGGTTGTTCTGTTGCGGAGGAAAGTGCACTCCGTGATCTACTCGGAGCAAAAGGTGCCAATAGAGCACTCAGAGGACTCAGTACGATTGTGGGACTGGCTTTGCTGTTTCTAATATTTATCGAGG ATTTCTCAACCTGCCTACGAATTGTGTCGATAGCTGAACTCGTGGGAGGTGGGTACTGGATTCTTACGCCATGCTTTGGTGCGTTGCGGGCACGATGGCCACAGCGGTGA
- the LOC124218120 gene encoding uncharacterized protein isoform X2: protein MYGVVLSYLHSDSEPDIYLWKGSVTLTPILFTAFWSLADPWSRTIVNLATVPRFVGLTGVALLAIGILASGYLETGGVGAYLARLSAGAVMGIGASTVLLQSENLLRRHFRTRLVLVLTLKRISFSLGIAMMPGYAYMLLQNTGLQTGLLLLSTALLPGILGACAFDAPVLQRTTPYRLLISEEDNELSIRETPDETLSFPNLEEEFRNETEENDGTTTGEPIPTPLFSEGSNSYSYDEPEDDINLFVTPSGSSTTTWLEEFRSLRLIKFWSAVVTWFSIKGCAFSLLVLSPSMAMTQGQGFTTLGQSVTLTTVIGLGTFLPGAASIWSPKTARWRSVYFGTMCWLGSAALWGIVSSSKHVWFLLWAFVGGVSIGGCSVAEESALRDLLGAKGANRALRGLSTIVGLALLFLIFIEDFSTCLRIVSIAELVGGGYWILTPCFGALRARWPQR from the exons ATGTATGGCGTCGTCTTGAGTTATTTGCACAGCGATTCGGAACCAGATATCTATCTTTGGAAGGGGAGCGTCACCCTCACGCCGATACTGTTTACCGCTTTCTGGAGTTTAGCCG ATCCATGGAGCCGTACGATTGTAAACCTTGCCACAGTACCACGTTTCGTAGGGCTGACAGGAGTAGCTCTGCTTGCGATCGGCATCCTAGCATCGGGATACCTCGAGACAGGAGGAGTCGGAGCTTATCTTGCGCGGTTGAGTGCCGGCGCTGTTATGGGGATAGGCGCAAGCACGGTGCTGTTGCAGAGCGAGAATCTTCTACGAAGACATTTTCGGACGAGATTAGTTCTAGTATTGACGTTGAAGCGAATATCGTTTTCTCTTGGCATCGCGATGATGCCTGGATACGCATACATGCTGTTGCAAAACACCGGGCTTCAAACGGGCCTCCTGCTTCTCTCCACGGCCCTTTTACCCGGCATCCTTGGTGCTTGTGCCTTCGACGCCCCGGTACTCCAGAGAACAACGCCGTACCGTCTGCTCATCTCCGAGGAGGACAACGAATTGAGCATTCGAGAAACCCCCGACGAGACACTGAGCTTTCCGAATCTGGAGGAAGAATTCAGAAATGAAACAGAAGAGAATGATGGGACAACTACCGGAGAACCAATCCCAACACCTCTTTTCAGTGAAGGGAGTAATTCGTACTCTTACGACGAGCCGGAGGATGATATAAATCTATTCGTCACCCCTAGTGGTTCTTCCACGACCACCTGGCTCGAAGAATTTCGATCACTGCGACTAATCAAGTTCTGGAGTGCCGTTGTTACTTGGTTTTCCATCAAGGGCTGCGCGTTTTCCCTCCTCGTGCTTTCTCCGTCTATGGCCATGACCCAAGGCCAGGGGTTCACCACCCTCGGTCAGTCCGTCACGTTGACTACCGTCATCGGTCTAGGGACGTTTCTACCTGGTGCAGCTTCTATTTGGAGTCCCAAGACTGCGCGATGGCGAAGCGTTTATTTTGGAACCATGTGCTGGCTTGGAAGCGCTGCGCTCTGGG GAATCGTTTCCAGCAGTAAGCATGTATGGTTTTTACTTTGGGCTTTCGTTGGAGGAGTGAGTATAGGCGGTTGTTCTGTTGCGGAGGAAAGTGCACTCCGTGATCTACTCGGAGCAAAAGGTGCCAATAGAGCACTCAGAGGACTCAGTACGATTGTGGGACTGGCTTTGCTGTTTCTAATATTTATCGAGG ATTTCTCAACCTGCCTACGAATTGTGTCGATAGCTGAACTCGTGGGAGGTGGGTACTGGATTCTTACGCCATGCTTTGGTGCGTTGCGGGCACGATGGCCACAGCGGTGA
- the LOC124218117 gene encoding SCY1-like protein 2, with the protein MDVLNKLRNTVSNTISNTISNTVNSTAYGLSQLSSVLPGNPVTREFEATAHVGSAGPGLLWKVYSGYKKSTKQEAAIFVFEKRQLDRWSGKVEREAVLDSLRRGVTQITKLRHPQVLIVQHPLEESRDSLAFATEPVFASLANVLGRLENVPQPTPAALRDYKLLDVEIRYGLMQLGEGLAFLHTDVKLLHRNLCPEAIMINGHGAWKIFGFDFCAVNQSPNDKQPSWSYADYDPTIPSIAQPSLDYLAPECAIAGSCSPPSDIFSLGMLVYVLHSPGGRPLNECHGDPSKCRRFLGDLKNSLSSSKLSHIPEPLRDTTKLMLSNNPELRPDAHQFIKIDYFTDIGVRTLNYLDKLFQWDNLQKSQFYKGLPKVIKQLPHRVALHRVLPALYKEFVNAPMVPFVLPSVLQVSENGTAEEFKEHILPNLKPVLALEDPPQVSLVLLQRVDLLLKLCPADAIRNDVLPLLTRALDSDWEQLQELCLAALPSIANLIDGPSMKNAILPRIKKLCLASKGSTNLGVRVNCLLCLAKMLDHLDKWLILDQILPFLQEVPHSGEPAVLMAIIGIYKLVLTHSKLGMSKEMLATRILPFLLPFCVEPGLSPTQFETLASLVGDMVTRVTSEHREALRQLDAVRKEAQQFDQALSQAGNPTSSSLSDTFAGIELAPPPTAAAKTCDTKVLSLQEKQKLVQQQEAHQRLQAQAPMAPKPIVQPVKSKPKDLTDTLLQNNLNQLNKPLTKSSSSESNYAALQSPSWGKTGMTNGMTNSQTQWGDLAITAGPQTVQNPMSGWGSNAMNPTMNWGGSQQSAPNWNQTRVNQNIGQNWGSSVNSGIRPQWRPEGGAQGMSQPLVSQPRTTPNLSTQDIMDLLS; encoded by the exons ATGGACGTCTTGAACAAGCTCCGAAACACAGTGAGCAACACCATAAGCAATACTATAAGCAACACTGTTAACAGTACAGCTTATGGTCTCTCCCAACTATCAAGTGTTCTGCCTGGAAATCCAGTAACCAGAGAATTTGAAGCAACTGCACATGTCGGCAGCGCTGGTCCAGGCCTGCTATGGAAGGTTTACAGTGGTTATAAAAAATCAACCAAACAGGAAGCAGCTATATTTGTCTTTGAGAAACGCCAGCTAGACCGATGGTCTGGAAAAGTTGAGCGTGAAGCTGTTCTTGATTCTCTCAGACGTGGGGTTACTCAAATCACAAAACTCCGCCATCCTCAGGTTTTGATAGTTCAGCATCCGCTGGAGGAGTCGCGGGACAGTTTAGCCTTTGCTACCGAACCAGTCTTTGCAAGCCTTGCTAACGTACTAGGCCGGCTTGAAAATGTACCTCAACCAACGCCAGCTGCTTTAAGAGATTATAAACTACTTGATGTCGAAATTCGCTACGGTCTCATGCAACTAGGCGAAGGTTTAGCCTTTCTCCATACTGATGTCAAACTGTTGCACAGAAATTTGTGCCCAGAAGCCATTATGATCAATGGACATGGAGcctggaaaatttttggatttGATTTCTGTGCTGTTAATCAGAGCCCGAACGATAAACAG cCATCGTGGTCATATGCAGATTATGACCCAACAATACCGAGTATAGCACAGCCATCTTTAGATTATTTAGCACCTGAGTGTGCAATTGCAGGCAGCTGCAGTCCACCtagtgatattttttcactggGCATGCTCGTGTATGTCTTACATTCACCAGGGGGCCGTCCACTGAACGAATGTCATGGAGATCCGTCAAAATGCCGACGCTTTTTGGGAGATCTAAAGAACTCTCTTTCCTCATCTAAACTTAGTCACATTCCTGAACCACTAAGAGATACTACAAAACTCATGCTAAGTAATAATCCTGAACTGAGACCAGATGCGCATCAATTTATTAAG ATTGATTACTTTACTGATATTGGAGTGCGGACATTGAACTATTTGGACAAACTCTTTCAATGGGACAATCTACAAAAGTCCCAGTTTTACAAAGGTCTGCCAAAAGTAATAAAGCAACTTCCGCACAGAGTTGCCCTACACAGAGTATTACCAGCCCTCTACAAAGAATTTGTTAATGCTCCAATGGTGCCTTTTGTACTCCCAAGTGTACTACAGGTATCGGAAAATGGCACTGCAGAAGAATTCAAGGAACACATTTTACCCAACCTAAAACCTGTGTTGGCACTGGAAGACCCACCACAG GTCAGCTTAGTTTTACTACAACGTGTTGATCTACTTTTGAAACTGTGCCCGGCTGATGCGATCAGAAACGATGTCCTGCCACTTCTTACACGAGCTCTAGATTCCGATTGGGAGCAGCTGCAAGAGCTCTGCCTTGCTGCGCTCCCTTCTATAGCCAACTTGATCGATGGACCATCAATGAAAAATGCGATTTTAcctagaattaaaaaattatgtctAGCAAGTAAAGGTAGTACCAACTTGGGGGTGAGGGTGAACTGTCTTCTGTGCCTTGCTAAAATGCTAGACCACTTGGACAAGTGGTTGATTCTAGATCAAATTCTTCCATTTCTCCAAGAAGTCCCACATTCTGGCGAACCTGCCGTTTTAATGGCCATTATAG GTATTTACAAGCTGGTACTGACCCACAGCAAGCTGGGCATGAGTAAGGAAATGTTGGCAACTCGAATTTTGCCATTTCTGCTTCCATTCTGTGTTGAGCCAGGACTTAGTCCCACACAATTTGAAACACTAGCTTCGCTTGTGGGAGATATGGTGACACGAGTTACCTCTGAGCATCGTGAAGCTCTCCGTCAACTGGATGCTGTCCGAAAGGAAGCTCAACAATTTGATCAGGCTCTTTCCCAAGCTGGCAATCCTACATCTAGTAGTTTGAGTGACACGTTCGCTGGAATTGAACTAGCACCACCGCCTACTGCTGCGGCAAAAACGTGCGATACAAAAGTACTCAGCCTACAAGAGAAGCAAAA actCGTCCAGCAACAAGAAGCACATCAGAGACTGCAAGCCCAAGCGCCAATGGCTCCAAAGCCAATTGTTCAACCTGTGAAATCCAAGCCCAAAGATCTAACTGACACGCTTTTACAAAATAATCTAAATCAGTTGAACAAACCTTTAACTAAGTCTTCAAGTTCTGAATCAAATTATGCCGCCTTGCAGTCTCCGTCCTGGGGAAAGACTGGAATGACTAACGGTATGACAAACAGTCAAACTCAGTGGGGTGATCTAGCAATCACAGCTGGACCACAAACTGTTCAAAACCCAATGTCAGGTTGGGGTTCAAACGCAATGAATCCAACTATGAATTGGGGGGGATCTCAGCAATCTGCACCAAACTGGAATCAGACTAGAGTCAATCAAAATATAGGTCAGAATTGGGGATCATCTGTAAATTCTGGAATAAGGCCACAATGGAGACCGGAAGGAGGGGCACAGGGGATGTCTCAACCTCTTGTATCCCAACCACGAACGACTCCGAATCTATCCACACAAGACATTATGGACTTACTTAGCTAA